The sequence CCCTTGCCCCACCCACACGTTGTATCCTGGGCACTGGGCCTGGGTTCCAACCCCACCTCAACAGGAGCCCGAGAGACTCACCTGTCTGGCTTCACAGCACTCTCCCTTTTTTTTGGTCTGAAAGAGAGACCGACAgaaacaaggaggaggaggatcaGGAAAGCCAAGCATCCTACTCTCTTGCCCAGACCCCAGGCATGCCCGGCTCCACTCAGAAACCTGGCCCCCAGGGCGGGGTGCCACCACGCCCATGCCCCCCACGCCTGGTCAAGCCCAGAAGTGGGCCTGGCTGGCACCTGCATTCACACTGGCTGTGTTCTTCcagggacatttcccccagctGACTGCTCGGATACCGGATCATGAGGATCTGTGTTCGGGAgaacggggagagagagaggaagagaagacgACACTCcatgggcaggagggaggacggcttgcccacctgccagggctctggctgCCATCCCGTCAGCCCCCGAGCACCAGCATCCACCCCCAGCCAGGCACACTCTACCTGCCCCAGTACCTGCATTCGGACTTGGTGCTGCCCGGTGGGCACGCATTCCAGGCCATcgtcagggcagcagccgccacagCGCTGCACAGTCACACAGCTGGGTACCAGTTGTTTGGCCACAGTGCCCATGAGCTCCAAAGTTAGGGGCACCACCACCTCCCGCGGCTGGCAGGTGGCACGAGCATACACATCTATCCATGACACCACTGGGGACAGATGCATCAGGGTTACGTCCCCACTGGGCTTCCTGCAGCTGCTCCCTAGTTCCCGTGTCACAGCCTCCCTCCACTGCCCCCACTTCTGCCCTCCCAACCTGTTCACCCAGAACCCAGGACCCCCACTTCCTCAATTTCCacttctgtgaaatgggcagaAGAGTTTGCACCTTACAGAACAGCGATTAACCAAGACAATGAGCACACAGCGCACTTTCTCAGTGCTGGCCAGTGCGAAGCTGCTACTATTACCTTTCTTCTGGTGGCCAGGGGCATCAGGCTGGGAGCCGGGCGCCTGCGGGAGAGAGGAGACCTGGACCCGAGGGGCACTCTAGTTAGGGCCGCACTGTCCCCAGGGCTCTGCCCTTGCAGTCGGGAGGCTTCAACTCCTCGCTGACATTTCTCCAGATGGCTCTGTTCCCGAGTCCACTCTAGCTCTACCTGTCCCTCCTGGCCACCTGGGGCCTGCCCTGGCCATGCCCCGCCAGGCGTGCTCTGCCAGCCGAGGCCTCTCTCCACGCCTGGGGACCAGGCTTGTTCTGGAGGCCGCAGGTCAGAAGGGGGCACACTGGGCGCCGAACCAGGTCGCACAGACACCGAGGCAGCTCCGCCCCCCGGCTGCGCCCAGGgaatggggtggggcaggggagtggCCCCAGGGATGGGCCgggaggccagtggggaggaACACCTCCCAGGGGATGCCGGCCCGACTCCGGCGACGTCTGATCCTCTGATCCGCGCGTACCCTCGGCCGAGGCCGCTTCTCGCCTCCCCACTTCCGCCAACCTTGAGAAGGGCACGGCGGGCGGGCGGGATGTCGGGACGCACGTacctgggcgggggccagctgCAGGAGCGCCGCGAGCAGCAGGCGGCGGAGCAGGGGGCCCATGGTGCCCACAGGGGCCACGGGCCTGGGGCTCCCGCATCGCCCTAGCCCGGCGGCGCCGGGGGCGGCGGCAGCCAGAGTCCCATggcgcgggccggggcggggcggacgGGGGCCGGGCGCGGGGGGCGGCTCCTCCGCGGCCCCCTCCCGAGCCCTGGGCGCAGGCAGCGCAGCACCGCGCAGCGGAGGCAGCCGGAGGCGGCGGGTGGGCGGccagcgggcggcgggcggcggtggggacggcgggggcggcggggggccgGCCGGGGCTGGCGGGCGGGCCGCTCATGTGACCCAGACACGCGCTCCCCACCCGGcccgggcaggggcggggcgggggcggaggggcgaGGCCGCCCGCAGGCCcgccccctccacacaccccctCCCGCGGCAGCAGGGGAAAGGGGACGCACCGCCCCGGGGGCCGGGCTCGGGGGCGGGCGTGGTCCGGAGGAGTGGCCGGGGTTGGGGGTGCGGGGCCTTAAGGAGGGAGCCGGACCGGAAGGCTGAGAATCACTTTATTGCAcgagtttggggtggggggagtcccgaGAGGGAACACACAGCAGGCTCCGTCCGGGTGAGAGGCTCAGGggggcatgattcctgggcctgGGGGGGGCTCGGGCGgtggctgcagctgctgcctctgctgctggAGCCTGGCTCTGTTGGCCCTGCAGGAGACAGCACCGGGCGGTTGGCACAGGGACCCTAGAGGTGGGCCAGGACAGTGAAGAGGGGGCAGGGTAGAGCAGGGACAGACCTGGCTCGGGCCCGAGTGTCATTGTAGATGGTTGTGATGATCCGATCCTTTTCATCCATGAAGCTACGGTGCATCTGCTCTAGCTTCCTGCAAGGGGGTTACAATGAACTAGGGGTCCCCCAAACCCTACTGTCCCCCACTCTAGGGTGTCAGTGCTTTCTATCTGTGGGAACCTCAGCCTAACTGCCTGTGCTTGGTGAGGAGAGCAGTACAGAGTAGCCAGGCTTGTCCAGAGTCCAGTGGCCACCCAGGCCCCTGGCTATCGGGCTGAAGGTGGTGACCACAGCACTGAACATCGGGTGGCACTCTAAGAGCTCGGAAGGGGCTGTGTGTCTaacgccatcactgagctaggccGGATGTCAGTGGGCGCTGCCTCCGTGTACCAGTGCTGTGGAACCTGTGTCACGGCATGCACgagagaggcggggagagagcTGACTGCCAAACAAGCGAGGAGAGCCGCTGGGGAGGCAGTTACAATGCATTTCTCTTGTGCATGATTGTGGTTGGCTCCACCACTCCCTGGTCGTCGGCACCAAAGATTTACAtgcaaattataaaaaacaaaataaactgaaaatgacGTGAGCCCTTAGTGAAGAGCTGCCTTTGCTAAGGAAAAAGAGGCTCCGGAGACCTACTTCATACCGTTCTTAGCTTGAGAGACACAGGAGAGGTGTGGGTGGCTGACCCCCTGCCCGCCCTCGGGGAAAGGCCGGAGCACCTGAAGGCGACGTAGTGCAGGCCCatgcctgccagcatgatcaggAGGCAGTACCCCAGCACCCGCTGGTTGTGTCTATACTGCTGCCGCCTCGACTCTGGTCTCTGAGGCCTCACACCGTGAAACTGGGCCCAGTATTGTGCATTGGGGGGTTCCCAGGAGCTGCTGGGAAGGAGATAAAGAGACAGTGTGGGGAAGAGGCTCCCCAGGAGAtttggaggaggagaagcaaatTGCAAAATATTGTACCTATGTGCCTGATGGGCAGACCTGGGAGGGGCGGCGGCTCCTGGAGGCTTTGGAGGAGTTGCTGAGCGGAGCTGTTGGTCGTAGTTCCGGCGGCTCTGCTCCCGGCTGAGCACTTGGTATGCTTCACTCAGCTCCACAAAGCGGCTGTGCAGGGCTGGGTTCCCGGGGTCCCGGTCAGGGTGCAGCTGAGGTGAAGCAGGACTCCCCTCATCTCCCTTCCCATGCTCCTCCCCAGGACCCATCTCGATAACATCCACCCACAAGGGCTCAAATCATTCCCAGAGGCCCTGTCTGGACAGTGACCTTACCTCTCAGGCCCTCAGGCTGGCCACCGCACCAGAAAGCCCGGGTCAGGAAGCActccgcctccctccccacctgctgccTACCTCTCACTAGATGCGCTGGCCCGAGCAGGCAGGTCAAGAAAAACAAGCCCAGCCCCTCAGACAGGACCCCTGGCTTTCCTCACACCCTGCCCGGCCTCTGCCCGGCGGGCACTTCCCCCTCCCTATGCACGCTGAGGGAAGGTGGTGCCAGCCAGAGCGAGCCCCTCAGCTCCATTCCTGGGAATGTGACGTGTGCCCCATCTGGCTCAGaattcccctcccacctccctgcctcggACCACTGGTACCTCTTTGGACTTGGAGAAGAAAGCTCGTTTAACTTCTTCGGTGCTGGCACCAGGATGTACCCCCAGCAGCTCATAGTAGTTTCTGGGACCAGACCTGTGGAGAGAGGCCACAACCTATAGGGGCTAAGGCAACACAGAAGATACCTCTTCCTTACCCATCCCAGCCCCGCTGGTCACACCCTTCAACTCAGCAAccaggagctgaggggctgaAGCAGGTGCTGAGGGGGACCCATCTCCCacccaagtactaaccaggcccacccctgcttagcttccgagatcaggctcatcagggtggtatggccggaGAGGGGAGACCTATCTCCAAACAACCCCTCCTGTCCAGTGTTTGGGGGCTGGTGCAGATCAGACCAGAGGTGCCTCAACATGTGGTCCTCAGGCTCCTTGTGTCAGAAACTGCCGAAAAGCTTGTTTTAAAAAAGGTTCCTGAGCCCATCTCATTCCAGAGCAggacccaggaatctgcatttcttGTTTCCAAAAACCCACAACCACGCGGGTTGGAATCAGCGATGCTCCACACCCACAGGGGTTGTGGAAAGAGCATTGGCTTTGGCTTGGGCCCAAACGCCGAATCTGCCGCGTAACTCTCGCTGCACCACCTGGGCGGTCGTCCCTTCATCTAAtgatggttctcaaccttctggccctttaaatacagttcctcatgttgtgacccaaccataaaattattttcgttgctgcttcataactgtgatgttgctactgttatgaatcgtcatgtaagtatctgatatgcaggatggtcttaggcgacccctgtgaaagaatcgttcgaccgccaaaggggtcgcgacccacaggttgagaaccgctggttctAATCCTCAGCGGTGCCACGGCAGGGAAGGTGCGAGTCCCCGAGACGAGGCTGGGAGGCACCTGCCTCCCAGTTCCTAACGATCTCAGCACCTGGGGCCTCAACAAACACCCCCGGGACCTCGGGAAGGCACCGGCCCCCGGCGACCGACTCACCGCTGCCGGGCGGCCTCTGCGAAGAGCCGGGTGGGAGGGCTGCGGGGCCACAGCCGACAAAGGCAcgggggcagcaggggcagcatGGCGGCGAGAGGACAGCTGGTGGAAGGAGGCCACAAGGAGAGTGCATGGGGACCAGACTGCGAGCaccccgggggcggggggacggggcCCGGCCCCCATCACCGGCGAAGGAAAGCTGGAGCAGGCCCGGAGGACCCAAGCGCAGGTGGGGCCTCCTTGCTCCAGCCCAGACCCCAGCGCCCGGGACCTGTCCTGGCCAGAACCCGGCCCTTCCCCACACCGGCCTCGACGTCTGGACAGCCAGCCGCGAGCTCGGAGACCCCCCTGCCCAACCCGGGAGCCTGGGGGGCGGGCGAAGGAGGAGCCACGCCGAGCCCCGCCTCCGCTATACTCACGGCCGCCGCCATTTCCTGCGCCGACTTAGGGCCCACCCCACGCCCTCATTGGCTTAGACGCCAAGGCCACGCCCACCACGCCGAAAGGGCGCTGCCCCGCCCCCGTAACCCATTGGCCTGTGACACCTCGGGCCCGCCCCCGGAGGGCGGAGCCAGGGACGCGCTGAGAGGTGCGGGCATCGACCCGGAAGCGGGCGGCACCGAGCTGACATTTAGGGAGGCTCTTGGCCCAGCTGTCGTCGCACGAACATGGCTGTCACGCCGCTTTGCAGGGAAACACTTTTCACAGAGCAGTTTCCATCCCATAGTCGACCCGGACCCtcggccctcagcccagctggcagagggcagaactGAGGCTGGGCTTTCTTTTTCCCTCGTCACTTGTCCTGTCTCTCACCCACCCAGGCTCCCCCAGCGGCCCCTCTCCGCCTCGTGGAAACAGCATATGTCAACGGAATCCAAGAATAAAGTCCTTTATTGTCCTTGGAGCTAGCTGTGGTGGTAGGGCTGCGGACCCGAGGGCGACTCAGGTGGGGCGTCCCTGGCCGCGGTTGTAGAGGAAGATGGCGCCTTTGGCGGACGGGCAGAGCTCGGCCCACATTTCAGtctcctgcagcctcctcacCCTCTGTGGGGAGGCAGAGATGCAGACGTCTAGCTgtcagggctcttgcaggagcTGTGCCCAGAGCCCCTGAGCCTCAGAGCCTTCTGCACCGTACAGCCCCCATTGAGACATGTAAAGAGGCTGAACAGGTCCCTGGCCCCCTCCCGTGGGCCTCGGGCATCCCCAGTGAGGCCTGTGGCTCTGGAGAAAAGCTCTGAGAGATTTGGGAGCCCCGTCtgacctccccgcccccacagaCATGCATCACCAGGCCTCTGCAAGTCCCAAGCCCAGCTCCTAGGCCAAGCCAGACATTGCCACCTCGCACCTGTGTCTCCACAAAGATAATGCCCGTGGACTCGTGGGCCTCCGGTCCCCCACTCATGTAGTGCTTCCTCACCTGCTCAGAAGTCAGGCTGCACCTGGGTAAGACATGGGGATGGCCTGCTGGGTGCCCAGTCCCAGGAGGGTCCCTGtggagccccagctgcctcagccatGCCCCTCAACCCACACCACCtaccccaggacccaggaccctgtCCCCCAGAGCTCACTCACTGGACGTAGAACTCGGCACTGGCACGGCCCGCACTGGTCTCATTGCGTGCGATGCCCAGTAACAGCGGTTGGCTCAGGGTGAGCAGTGGCAGGTTCACCTGGGGCCAGGTCCCACCTGTCAGTGCTCgctgcccacagccctgcccctctccGTGGAGACACGCATGCATTGCCCTTGTGtagcattttacagatgggaaaaccagaccagagattaaataatttgcccagaGTCCCCAAGGAAAACCGATCAATCAGCTTCCAGTTACTTCTCTTTTCAGCAAACCTGGGTGGCGTAGGCAAGACCTTTACAGTGTTCCCATGGTAAAGAGAAAGAACTTGAGGGGCACAGAGATGAGGGCTAGGATTCCACTCCAGCACGCCCAACTGCAGAGCCAAGTTCCTCCCTCAACGTCTCATGCCTGCAGACCCTCCCACCAGCCCAGATCCAGGTTGATTCTGGCATGTTCTaccacctccctcccagcccccgaCCCCGTCCTGGCCACCCTCACTCACCTCATCACTTATCTCCTGGAGGACACTGGAGAAGAGCTCACGCACCACCAGCTCCCCCGGGAGGTCCTTGTGCAGGGGGACCTTGTCACCAGGgcacagggcctgggagaggtgaggctcagctcctgcccccacgtcttccagccctgcctcccccgaTACTCCCGGCCCCGAGGGCCTGTCTGTGTACGGTGTAAGAGTGCTGGTggcccctgacccaggccctccTTTTCCAGGTGGGCAACCAGAGTCCTGCTGGGTCCTAGCCCCCATCCCCTCGCTCCTCACAGATCTGGGGGAGGGTCCGTGAGGAGGCTGAAGGGTGGCCTTGAGCAGAGACCTTCACAAGTACCAGGCCAACTCCTCCTCTGAGGGATGAGGAAACAACGCTGAGCTGTCTGGGTCTTGGTGCCTTTGCACCCAGCCTGGCATCTCACCTGAGGCTCAGGGTGCCCACCAGGCACGTCCACCAGCCCAGGGGCTTCAGCCACCCGCTGAGAGCGGCGCAGGAAGACGAGAAAGTCATCGGCGGTGGCCAGGGCGGCACCCACCCCCAGGGGGTCTGCCAGGTAGGCTTGCTTGTTACCCCAGTCGGCAGCCCCCTGCtgccgcagccaggcagctgagctGGCCCAGTTGGTGCCCAGGAAGTCTCGGTAGGAAGTCAGGCCCAAGTGCAGGAGCAGCTGTGGCCCCCGCGAGCCAGCGGGCGCCAGGGACGCGGAGTGCAGGCGGAACTTGGGAGCATCAaacagccagggctgggcctggagccGGCTCTCCCAGGCAGCAGCGATGGCTCTGTCCCCTCCTGGCAATGGGCGACGGTCGTAGGCCGGGCTCACCTCAGCCCGAACTTGATCCTCGGGCAGCCCGCCCGGGGGGCACTGCAGCAGCAGAGACACCTCGGGGTCCATGGTCTGGACAGGGCAGCTCCGGGTAAGGTCACAGTTTGCACCCCCCTGGGCAGTAAAGTGTCTTATCATCCAGCAGGCGCCCGAGACTCCAGCTGCCAGGCGTCCCAGGGACTCCCGGGCACCCCTACCACCCGAGGCCCTGAGTCCAGTCCCCCCTAATGTCCACGTCTCCCAAACCCAGGGGTCAGGGACCCCTCCCAGGGTGCAGAAGCTCCAGCCTCGGCGGGTACTCACCGCCGCTCCggcccgcaggccccgcccctttccCCGAGCGGAAGTGcccgcccctcctgccctggcttctCATTGGCCAGCGTCGGGGCCCGGGGCCCGCGGTGCTGCCGCTCCGCCTGGGGAGTCGGTGAGTTCGCTCGTCCGTCTGGCCCTCCCGCATCTTCCGCCCCGGGATCCGGGATCCGGGAcgccggccccgcctccccgggccCGAGCCTGACCCGCGAGCCCGGAGCGCGGGGCTCGGCTCACCGGGGCCCCGTGGTTGACAGTGTGACCTGGGCAGGTCTTGCCTGCTGGGCCTCGGTGTCCCGCCTGCACCAGGGTTGGGGTGGAACGCGAATCAGTGCGCTGAATATGCCCCGGTCCCAGCGCTCCCGTCCCGAGGCTGTGGCTTTCCGGGCGAGTTGGAGTCATGCGAGGTCCTTAACAGTCCCCACTTGCCACTGCGCCCCCAGGTTTGGGCCAtgaactctggggagaggaagctggaagCAGCAGGGCCCAGAGGCAGAAGGGCTCGCAGGCCCCGGGAACAGGTGCGCCCCTgccaccctcactccccatgCCCGGTGGAAGGGGCGGTAAGGGATCCGAGCCCTGGCTCCCTGGGAAATGCCGGTGGGGGGTCTGGGGGtcgggtggggtggtggtggtggtggtgtcatACGGGCACCAGGAGCCACCT is a genomic window of Myotis daubentonii chromosome 9, mMyoDau2.1, whole genome shotgun sequence containing:
- the VEGFB gene encoding vascular endothelial growth factor B isoform X4, producing MGPLLRRLLLAALLQLAPAQAPGSQPDAPGHQKKVVSWIDVYARATCQPREVVVPLTLELMGTVAKQLVPSCVTVQRCGGCCPDDGLECVPTGQHQVRMQILMIRYPSSQLGEMSLEEHSQCECRPKKRESAVKPDSPRPLCPRCTQRHQRPDPRTCRCRCRRRSFFRCQGRGLELNPDTCRCRKLRK
- the VEGFB gene encoding vascular endothelial growth factor B isoform X3, whose translation is MGPLLRRLLLAALLQLAPAQVSSLPQAPGSQPDAPGHQKKVVSWIDVYARATCQPREVVVPLTLELMGTVAKQLVPSCVTVQRCGGCCPDDGLECVPTGQHQVRMQILMIRYPSSQLGEMSLEEHSQCECRPKKRESAVKPDSPRPLCPRCTQRHQRPDPRTCRCRCRRRSFFRCQGRGLELNPDTCRCRKLRK
- the VEGFB gene encoding vascular endothelial growth factor B isoform X1, which produces MGPLLRRLLLAALLQLAPAQVSSLPQAPGSQPDAPGHQKKVVSWIDVYARATCQPREVVVPLTLELMGTVAKQLVPSCVTVQRCGGCCPDDGLECVPTGQHQVRMQILMIRYPSSQLGEMSLEEHSQCECRPKKRESAVKPDRADTPHHHPQPRSVPGWGPAPGAHSQADITHPTPAPGPSAHAVPSATSALTPGPAAAAADAAASSVAKGGA
- the VEGFB gene encoding vascular endothelial growth factor B isoform X2 encodes the protein MGPLLRRLLLAALLQLAPAQAPGSQPDAPGHQKKVVSWIDVYARATCQPREVVVPLTLELMGTVAKQLVPSCVTVQRCGGCCPDDGLECVPTGQHQVRMQILMIRYPSSQLGEMSLEEHSQCECRPKKRESAVKPDRADTPHHHPQPRSVPGWGPAPGAHSQADITHPTPAPGPSAHAVPSATSALTPGPAAAAADAAASSVAKGGA
- the DNAJC4 gene encoding dnaJ homolog subfamily C member 4 isoform X1, yielding MLPLLPPCLCRLWPRSPPTRLFAEAARQRSGPRNYYELLGVHPGASTEEVKRAFFSKSKELHPDRDPGNPALHSRFVELSEAYQVLSREQSRRNYDQQLRSATPPKPPGAAAPPRSAHQAHSSSWEPPNAQYWAQFHGVRPQRPESRRQQYRHNQRVLGYCLLIMLAGMGLHYVAFRKLEQMHRSFMDEKDRIITTIYNDTRARARANRARLQQQRQQLQPPPEPPPGPGIMPP
- the DNAJC4 gene encoding dnaJ homolog subfamily C member 4 isoform X3, which produces MLPLLPPCLCRLWPRSPPTRLFAEAARQRSGPRNYYELLGVHPGASTEEVKRAFFSKSKELHPDRDPGNPALHSRFVELSEAYQVLSREQSRRNYDQQLRSATPPKPPGAAAPPSSSWEPPNAQYWAQFHGVRPQRPESRRQQYRHNQRVLGYCLLIMLAGMGLHYVAFRKLEQMHRSFMDEKDRIITTIYNDTRARARANRARLQQQRQQLQPPPEPPPGPGIMPP
- the DNAJC4 gene encoding dnaJ homolog subfamily C member 4 isoform X4; translation: MLPLLPPCLCRLWPRSPPTRLFAEAARQRSGPRNYYELLGVHPGASTEEVKRAFFSKSKELHPDRDPGNPALHSRFVELSEAYQVLSREQSRRNYDQQLRSATPPKPPGAAAPPSSWEPPNAQYWAQFHGVRPQRPESRRQQYRHNQRVLGYCLLIMLAGMGLHYVAFRKLEQMHRSFMDEKDRIITTIYNDTRARARANRARLQQQRQQLQPPPEPPPGPGIMPP
- the DNAJC4 gene encoding dnaJ homolog subfamily C member 4 isoform X2, yielding MLPLLPPCLCRLWPRSPPTRLFAEAARQRSGPRNYYELLGVHPGASTEEVKRAFFSKSKELHPDRDPGNPALHSRFVELSEAYQVLSREQSRRNYDQQLRSATPPKPPGAAAPPRSAHQAHSSWEPPNAQYWAQFHGVRPQRPESRRQQYRHNQRVLGYCLLIMLAGMGLHYVAFRKLEQMHRSFMDEKDRIITTIYNDTRARARANRARLQQQRQQLQPPPEPPPGPGIMPP
- the NUDT22 gene encoding uridine diphosphate glucose pyrophosphatase NUDT22 — translated: MDPEVSLLLQCPPGGLPEDQVRAEVSPAYDRRPLPGGDRAIAAAWESRLQAQPWLFDAPKFRLHSASLAPAGSRGPQLLLHLGLTSYRDFLGTNWASSAAWLRQQGAADWGNKQAYLADPLGVGAALATADDFLVFLRRSQRVAEAPGLVDVPGGHPEPQALCPGDKVPLHKDLPGELVVRELFSSVLQEISDEVNLPLLTLSQPLLLGIARNETSAGRASAEFYVQCSLTSEQVRKHYMSGGPEAHESTGIIFVETQRVRRLQETEMWAELCPSAKGAIFLYNRGQGRPT